The proteins below come from a single Bactrocera dorsalis isolate Fly_Bdor chromosome 5, ASM2337382v1, whole genome shotgun sequence genomic window:
- the LOC105229241 gene encoding dnaJ homolog subfamily C member 5 homolog isoform X3 has product MSAGGMGEKRKLSTSGDSLYQILGLPKTATADDIKKTYRKLALKYHPDKNPNNTDAAEKFKEVNRAHSILSDQTKRNIYDNYGSLGLYIAEQFGEENVNAYFVVTSPAVKALVICCTILTGCCCCCCCCCCCNFCCGKFKPPANESHDQYAHLNEDADLDDVNLGGGSNNQPSGLASSGIPFAMPPPPQAAGATGVNPFTGAPVAAATENTSLNATEQPTYTPDMVHQKY; this is encoded by the exons CACATCGGGCGATTCTCTATATCAAATATTGGGACTTCCTAAAACAGCTACGGCTGATGACATTAAGAAGACTTACAGAAAATTAGCACTTAAATACCATCCAGATAAAAATCCAAATAATACCGATGCCGCCGAAAAA TTCAAGGAAGTGAATCGCGCTCATTCTATATTGAGCGATCAGACGAAACGTAATATTTACGATAATTATGGTTCATTGGGTCTTTACATTGCCGAGCAATTTGGTGAGGAGAATGTGAACGCCTACTTTGTGGTGACATCGCCGGCGGTGAAG GCGCTTGTCATTTGCTGCACTATTTTGActggctgttgctgttgctgctgctgttgttgttgctgcaacttCTGTTGTGGCAAATTCAAGCCACCAGCGAACGAGTCACACGATCAGTATGCACATTTGAAT GAGGACGCCGATTTGGATGATGTAAATTTGGGCGGCGGTTCCAATAATCAACCATCCGGCCTGGCCAGCAGCGGTATACCGTTCGCGatgccaccaccaccacaagCCGCCGGCGCCACTGGCGTGAATCCATTCACAGGCGCACCAGTTGCTGCTGCAACAGAGAATACATCGCTCAACGCTACAGAACAGCCGACATATACGCCAG atatggTACACCAAAAATATTAG
- the LOC105229241 gene encoding dnaJ homolog subfamily C member 5 homolog isoform X1, producing MSAGGMGEKRKLSTSGDSLYQILGLPKTATADDIKKTYRKLALKYHPDKNPNNTDAAEKFKEVNRAHSILSDQTKRNIYDNYGSLGLYIAEQFGEENVNAYFVVTSPAVKALVICCTILTGCCCCCCCCCCCNFCCGKFKPPANESHDQYAHLNRGEGDREPSDNSTNRIQSTAHNEDADLDDVNLGGGSNNQPSGLASSGIPFAMPPPPQAAGATGVNPFTGAPVAAATENTSLNATEQPTYTPDMVHQKY from the exons CACATCGGGCGATTCTCTATATCAAATATTGGGACTTCCTAAAACAGCTACGGCTGATGACATTAAGAAGACTTACAGAAAATTAGCACTTAAATACCATCCAGATAAAAATCCAAATAATACCGATGCCGCCGAAAAA TTCAAGGAAGTGAATCGCGCTCATTCTATATTGAGCGATCAGACGAAACGTAATATTTACGATAATTATGGTTCATTGGGTCTTTACATTGCCGAGCAATTTGGTGAGGAGAATGTGAACGCCTACTTTGTGGTGACATCGCCGGCGGTGAAG GCGCTTGTCATTTGCTGCACTATTTTGActggctgttgctgttgctgctgctgttgttgttgctgcaacttCTGTTGTGGCAAATTCAAGCCACCAGCGAACGAGTCACACGATCAGTATGCACATTTGAAT CGTGGCGAAGGGGATAGAGAGCCTAGTGATAATTCAACAAATAGGATACAGTCCACAGCGCATAAT GAGGACGCCGATTTGGATGATGTAAATTTGGGCGGCGGTTCCAATAATCAACCATCCGGCCTGGCCAGCAGCGGTATACCGTTCGCGatgccaccaccaccacaagCCGCCGGCGCCACTGGCGTGAATCCATTCACAGGCGCACCAGTTGCTGCTGCAACAGAGAATACATCGCTCAACGCTACAGAACAGCCGACATATACGCCAG atatggTACACCAAAAATATTAG
- the LOC105229241 gene encoding dnaJ homolog subfamily C member 5 homolog isoform X2, translated as MSAGGMGEKRKLSTSGDSLYQILGLPKTATADDIKKTYRKLALKYHPDKNPNNTDAAEKFKEVNRAHSILSDQTKRNIYDNYGSLGLYIAEQFGEENVNAYFVVTSPAVKALVICCTILTGCCCCCCCCCCCNFCCGKFKPPANESHDQYAHLNRGEGDREPSDNSTNRIQSTAHNEDADLDDVNLGGGSNNQPSGLASSGIPFAMPPPPQAAGATGVNPFTGAPVAAATENTSLNATEQPTYTPGI; from the exons CACATCGGGCGATTCTCTATATCAAATATTGGGACTTCCTAAAACAGCTACGGCTGATGACATTAAGAAGACTTACAGAAAATTAGCACTTAAATACCATCCAGATAAAAATCCAAATAATACCGATGCCGCCGAAAAA TTCAAGGAAGTGAATCGCGCTCATTCTATATTGAGCGATCAGACGAAACGTAATATTTACGATAATTATGGTTCATTGGGTCTTTACATTGCCGAGCAATTTGGTGAGGAGAATGTGAACGCCTACTTTGTGGTGACATCGCCGGCGGTGAAG GCGCTTGTCATTTGCTGCACTATTTTGActggctgttgctgttgctgctgctgttgttgttgctgcaacttCTGTTGTGGCAAATTCAAGCCACCAGCGAACGAGTCACACGATCAGTATGCACATTTGAAT CGTGGCGAAGGGGATAGAGAGCCTAGTGATAATTCAACAAATAGGATACAGTCCACAGCGCATAAT GAGGACGCCGATTTGGATGATGTAAATTTGGGCGGCGGTTCCAATAATCAACCATCCGGCCTGGCCAGCAGCGGTATACCGTTCGCGatgccaccaccaccacaagCCGCCGGCGCCACTGGCGTGAATCCATTCACAGGCGCACCAGTTGCTGCTGCAACAGAGAATACATCGCTCAACGCTACAGAACAGCCGACATATACGCCAGGTATAtaa